In Erigeron canadensis isolate Cc75 chromosome 1, C_canadensis_v1, whole genome shotgun sequence, a single window of DNA contains:
- the LOC122604622 gene encoding NAC domain-containing protein 83-like — protein MDKMNFVKNGVLRLPPGFRFHPTDEELVVQYLKRKVHSFPLPASIIPEVDVCKSDPWQLPGDCEQERFFFSTKEVKYPNGNRSNRATLSGYWKATGLDKQIVTSKNNQVVGMKKTLVFYKGKPPSGSRTDWIMHEYRLATPQLTSPAQGNENWVICRIFLKKRGSNATKNFDENAITSIGDVSHCNEVKPKPVFYDFMAANKRRRTDLNLKPVSSYSGSSGITDDACSCDELEENSSTKDDVLRKKQSS, from the exons ATGGACAAAATGAATTTTGTGAAAAATGGTGTGTTGAGATTGCCTCCTGGTTTTAGGTTTCACCCAACTGATGAAGAACTTGTTGTACAATATTTGAAGCGCAAGGTACACTCTTTTCCTTTGCCTGCCTCCATCATCCCTGAAGTTGATGTTTGCAAGTCTGATCCTTGGCAATTACCAG GTGATTGTGAGCAAGAAAGATTCTTTTTTAGCACAAAAGAAGTCAAATACCCGAATGGAAACAGGTCAAATCGGGCCACACTATCCGGATATTGGAAAGCAACCGGGTTAGATAAGCAAATTGTTACTTCAAAGAACAACCAAGTTGTTGGTATGAAAAAAACGCTTGTGTTTTACAAAGGAAAACCACCAAGTGGATCACGAACCGATTGGATCATGCATGAATATAGACTCGCAACCCCACAACTTACTAGCCCGGCCCAG GGTAATGAAAATTGGGTCATATGTAggattttcttgaaaaaaagaGGGAGCAATGCTACCAAGAATTTCGATGAGAATGCCATAACAAGTATTGGGGATGTTAGTCATTGCAATGAAGTTAAACCGAAGCCAGTTTTTTACGACTTCATGGCTGCGAATAAGAGAAGGAGAACCGATTTGAATTTGAAACCGGTTTCATCATATTCGGGTTCTAGTGGGATCACAGATGATGCTTGTTCTTGTGATGAGCTTGAAGAAAATAGTAGTACTAAGGATgatgttttgagaaaaaaacaGTCTTCATAA